From the Abditibacteriota bacterium genome, the window GTCAAAATCAGTCGGAGCAGGCGCTTCGATACCAAACAGCTCTTTTATGCAAATACAACTCTTGGCTCTTGCATCCTTGTCTATCTTACGGTTAAACAGTCCGAATACCGTAAAAGGATCGATATCCGCAAACCGACCGTCTATCTCCAAAAGATGGATATCCACGTTTTGGGATTCACAATACAGCCTGATCTTATCTGTCAGCACCATCCTGTTGTATTTAAAGTCCAGCAATTTGCCGGCCAGTTCTTTGTAAAAAGTTACCCAGTCAAACAGATTATCTTTGCTCATTTCATTCTCCCTATCCCTGCACCACCAATGATCCGAAATACTTCTCGGCAATGGCTTCCAGCTGCTTTTTTATTTCTAAGAAATTACAATTCAGATCCAGAGTCTTTACGGCTATACTGTTGCCACTCATGTTATACGATTCATCAGGCAGTATTTGCTCGTCGGTCTTGGCATACAGCAGCATTCCGGACACATCGTAATCAGCACTTTCGTATGCCTTATTTTTTACATATGTAAAAATCTGGTACAGATGAGCAGAGCGTATCTTTTGGCCGCCTATGTTCGACAACAGAATAGAATAGTAAAACTTGGCGTCGATAATAAGTATCTTGTTGCCCTTGCTAAGCACTATATCAGACTGCATGCTGGGAAGCAGTTTTGTGTCATCTTCGTCGTCAAGAACCCATTTTATTCTGGGCGATCTGGCTGTGATCCCTTGATCCCTGTATTCTTTGGCATAATAGTTCAGAATAAACTTCTCGTAAAGTCGGAATAGCTGCTTTTGTCCGAAATAATCTTCCAGATAGGCAGAACCGTCCCCTTGTTTCTGGAGCAAATCCCTCAAAACCAGACCGCAAAAGAAAATGATCAGCTCGTAGATCTTGTTGTTGCGATTGTATTGGAGTCTCCAATTGATTGTGCTGACATCAAGCTCTTCTGCTTCATTAAAGAAAAACAGTAGATCGCGCAGTCTCTTCTTTCGTTTTTCTTCAACATTCACTCCCTTGCGAAGCAGCCACAGAATAGCAGTCTTGATGATGCAGTTCATATAAGAGTTTACTGAAAACTCGTCATACACGCAAACTAACCGCCTTTTAAACAAGCTCCTTGTCTGTATAGACTCCGAAATGTCTATGCGCCCCCGCAAGATCGATAGTGGCTCGGAGTACACGATATAGTCTCTGCCAAGTCCGCGGCGCAATAGACTCGTCACGCTGATAGAAATCAGCTCGGCGCATAGATCCGCGTGGTTTTTAAATGGCTCTGTTCCTAAGATCTGATAGTCCTTTTTATTCAGTTCATCAAATGCATAGGCAAGCATGTAATAAACATTTTGTATGTTTATTCGAGTATTGATCACTTCACGGCTTCCTTCAGCTTCTCTGACTCTTCTTTTACCTTATCAGGACTGTCAAACCAGTATTCCTCCAAGAGCGGGCATAATTCGTATTCTACGATATTTTTCAGAGTATTGGCAAAATAGGGGTTGCTATCTGTATATTTTTTGAGATCACAGAGAAAACTGTGTCCTATGCAAAAGCCCTTACCCAAAGTATATGTGATAGTCTCGTTTAGCTTTATTATTCTCTTTACAAGCTCATCAAACTTTTCGTTTGAAAGATCAGCCTGGTATTTCTTAAATCCATCACTGCCAAAAGCAGGAGTCAGTTCGTAAAAGGCAAACCTTCTCCTGAGGGCGTAGTCAAGCATGGCCAGGCTGCGGTCGGCAGTATTCATCAGGCCTATAATATACACGTTCTCGGGCACAAAAAATGATTCAGCATTTTGGGTATTCTTCTGATATACCAGCTGAAGCGCATATTCCTTCCCGCGTTTATCGCTCTCAATGAGCATAAAGAGCTCGCCGAGTATCTTGCTCATGTTGCCACGGTTGATCTCGTCTATGATAAAGAAGTATTTATTACCAGGGTCTTTTTCAGCATTTTTACAGAATTCATAGAACACCCCTTTTGTGAGCTCAAAGCCTTCGCTCGACGCCTTCGGTCGGAAACCCATGATAAAGTCTTCATACGAATAGCTCTGGTGGAATTGGATCATCTTCACCCGGCTATCATCTTTTGTGCCGGCCAAAGCCCAGGCCAGACGCTTGGCGGCAAAGGTCTTGCCCACACCCGGAGGTCCCTGCAAAATGACATTTTTCTTGTATTCGACAAGGGCCTTCAAACGATCAAAACTATCCGCACTCATATAGACTTCGCCGAGGAAATCGAGCTGGGAATAATTGTTCCGATCGTTGATTATGATATGACTCGCCATTGGATACAAGGTCTTCAACTTAGTCACAAGTTCATTTTTGCTGCTTATATCATTCAAAGCCTGCATGGGAGCTTGTCCTGGATAATCAAATTCAGCAGTATTTGCCCATACAACCTTGTGTATATGCTTGTAGTCTTCCCTGGTAGGATCATACACATAATCAGACTTCACAACGCCACAGCCCAGCAAATGAAAACGGCCTTTCTTCACATACACCACATCGCCTGGCTTCATTTCAGTTGCAAACTTCCAGGCAGCTTTGGCGGTAGTTTTCTTATATTCGCCTATAGCCCTGAATATCTTGTTGGATATCTCCTGAGGACTGCCGTACGCCCCCAGGTTCTCTAATCCCAGATCCTCAAGGGCAAGTCCCATTATACCTGCCGAAAAAAACTCTTCCCACTTATTAGCATTCTCACCGGGC encodes:
- a CDS encoding 5-methylcytosine-specific restriction endonuclease system specificity protein McrC (McrC protein together with McrB forms the McrBC restriction system; recognizes N4- and C5-methylcytosine (and 5-hydroxy-methylcytosines); appears to act against 5-methylcytosine preceded by a purine residue; MrcC modulates the specificty of McrB and has DNA cleavage activity), whose amino-acid sequence is MLAYAFDELNKKDYQILGTEPFKNHADLCAELISISVTSLLRRGLGRDYIVYSEPLSILRGRIDISESIQTRSLFKRRLVCVYDEFSVNSYMNCIIKTAILWLLRKGVNVEEKRKKRLRDLLFFFNEAEELDVSTINWRLQYNRNNKIYELIIFFCGLVLRDLLQKQGDGSAYLEDYFGQKQLFRLYEKFILNYYAKEYRDQGITARSPRIKWVLDDEDDTKLLPSMQSDIVLSKGNKILIIDAKFYYSILLSNIGGQKIRSAHLYQIFTYVKNKAYESADYDVSGMLLYAKTDEQILPDESYNMSGNSIAVKTLDLNCNFLEIKKQLEAIAEKYFGSLVVQG
- a CDS encoding DUF3578 domain-containing protein yields the protein MTELRPILEHFVKGYGDAKNTKDIEYKRYIEENLPKALYETTGLSRDQYKIKATLAVGGWSDTPFVSIFDDAVTDTTVRGVYVVYMLSKDTDRLYLALVQGIKDVKRQIGKRITAVLRDNANNIRKSIGIRDFRYDPPMDLALDDDKRKKYKAGTICYKEYHKNSLPSEEELVKDLKIALEIYNDYAVMYNGKPKTIPELIPDIDKGSYVNGSPSNGNNGVCRYWLYSPGENANKWEEFFSAGIMGLALEDLGLENLGAYGSPQEISNKIFRAIGEYKKTTAKAAWKFATEMKPGDVVYVKKGRFHLLGCGVVKSDYVYDPTREDYKHIHKVVWANTAEFDYPGQAPMQALNDISSKNELVTKLKTLYPMASHIIINDRNNYSQLDFLGEVYMSADSFDRLKALVEYKKNVILQGPPGVGKTFAAKRLAWALAGTKDDSRVKMIQFHQSYSYEDFIMGFRPKASSEGFELTKGVFYEFCKNAEKDPGNKYFFIIDEINRGNMSKILGELFMLIESDKRGKEYALQLVYQKNTQNAESFFVPENVYIIGLMNTADRSLAMLDYALRRRFAFYELTPAFGSDGFKKYQADLSNEKFDELVKRIIKLNETITYTLGKGFCIGHSFLCDLKKYTDSNPYFANTLKNIVEYELCPLLEEYWFDSPDKVKEESEKLKEAVK